From the genome of Croceibacterium atlanticum:
CGCAGTTTCTTTTTGTAACTTCATGGTTGTTTTAAGTAACCTCTTAAGGCACCAATCTCAAGACAGCGATTCGCAGCATCGGACCGCTGGATTGCAAGCGGAGGAATTGCCGATGGCCGAAACCACCCCTGCGCCCATTATTACTGCCTTTGACTGGGTGCCCGATTTTGCCCGGGGCCTTGTGCGTGACCTCCGCGTTCGCTGGGCGTTCGAAGAAATCGGCAAGCCATACCGAACGCAGCTGTTCGGCGCGGCGACGCCCAGACCGGACGATTACCTCGCGTGGCAGCCCTTCGATCAGGTGCCCGCCTTTGCCGATGGCGAACTGCGCTTCTTCGAAAGCGGGGCCATCCTCCTGTATCTTGCGGAAGAGGAAGAACAGCTCCTCCCCGCCGATCCCCAGATGCGGTGGAACGCCATCTCCTGGCTGTTTGCGGCCCTGAACAGTGTCGAACCCGCATTCACCCCCATCGTCAGTTTCGATGTGTTCCAGTCAGATCAGCCCTGGGCCAGGGATGCGCGCGAACCCGCGGCCAAGCTGGCGAGGCAGAAGCTTTTGCGTGTCAATGACGCGCTCGGAGACAATGAATGGTTGGCGGGCGATTTCTCCATTGCCGACATCGCCATGGTCACAGTGCTCAACGTGCTGCGGCATACAGACATGGTGGCCGAGTTCCCTCGCCTCGCCGCTTACAGGCAGCGCGGGGAAAGCCGGTCCGCATATCGCCGCGCGCTGGATGCACAACTGGCTGATTTCACTGCCGAAGCACCGAATTGGGGAGAGTAGAAATGTATGTGAACGGATTCATCGTCGCCGTGCCTGAAGAAAACAAGCAGGCCTACAAGCAAGTGGCGGAAAGCTTCTGGGAAATCGTGAAGGATTACGGCGCGAAATCGCAGGTCGAATGCTGGGAAGTGGACGTACCGGATGGCAAGACCACCGATTTCCGCCGGGCGGTAAAGGCAAAGGATGGCGAGAAGATCGTCTTCGCCTGGGTTCTCTGGGATGACAAGGAAACCGCGGATGCCAGCCACGAAAAGGTCATGGCGGACGAACGGATGAAGAATTTCGACAAGGACATGCCCTTCGACGGTGTCCGCATGGTCTATGGCGGCTTCGAACCGCTGGTCTGGAAGGAAGCCTGAGCCACCCGGCACGCGAAGCCTGCGACGCACGAAAAGCGAAAGCTCGTTATCAAGATTCAAGACCGGCCCCCTATCGTCAGGGCCATCGAGCCTTGGGCAAGATTGATGGTGGTGTGGCTCTCGAATTCCTAGACCGAAGGGCGTTGGCAGGGCTCAGCCGAAAGCGTCTGCCCGGCGCAGGAGCTGATAGGCTTCCACCACGCGCTGAAGCCGGCCTTCATGGCTTCGGTCCCCGCCATTGCGATCCGGGTGGTATCTGCGCACCAGTTGCGAATATCGGCGGCGCAGCATCGGCCGGTCGGCCTGCGGGGTCAGGCCCATCACGTTCAGCGCCTCCCGCTCGCGCGGGGTAAAGCGGCTGAATTCGGCATTTCGTCCGGCAGCACGTGCCTTGATGTCCCCCGCACGCGCACCGATTG
Proteins encoded in this window:
- a CDS encoding glutathione S-transferase family protein, with translation MAETTPAPIITAFDWVPDFARGLVRDLRVRWAFEEIGKPYRTQLFGAATPRPDDYLAWQPFDQVPAFADGELRFFESGAILLYLAEEEEQLLPADPQMRWNAISWLFAALNSVEPAFTPIVSFDVFQSDQPWARDAREPAAKLARQKLLRVNDALGDNEWLAGDFSIADIAMVTVLNVLRHTDMVAEFPRLAAYRQRGESRSAYRRALDAQLADFTAEAPNWGE
- a CDS encoding DUF1428 domain-containing protein, whose translation is MYVNGFIVAVPEENKQAYKQVAESFWEIVKDYGAKSQVECWEVDVPDGKTTDFRRAVKAKDGEKIVFAWVLWDDKETADASHEKVMADERMKNFDKDMPFDGVRMVYGGFEPLVWKEA